The Micromonospora sp. M71_S20 genome has a window encoding:
- a CDS encoding MFS transporter: protein MTPRRELTVLVAADLISNLGSRISVVAIPWLVLETTGSPAKMGAVVAAETLPYLLSSALGTPWADRIGLRRSSILADAGSAALMVAVALTPWLGFGALLALVALVGALRGVGDRVKHVMFRPAAEAAGVRLIRLTSVYDGLGRLVTLLGAGLGGLLVWWFGVTQALLLDAASFAACALLVGLLVRPPAEASEPAAPERYLRALAGGFRHLGRDRMLLTMLLVISALNMVVNASVAVYIPLWVADVLRGPAGLGLVLGAFSAGALLGNLLFTAFGPRLPRYLTFVVGAAVGGAPRLLVLALSEELAVVLTVTFASGIGIAAVNPLLGVAIYERVPAALQTRVIGLAGSLAFAGLPLGALLGGWSATALGLVPALLVMAAFCLVVTLLPLLPGLRPRPTAAPAGRAPGVVGRA, encoded by the coding sequence GTGACCCCCCGGCGGGAACTGACCGTCCTGGTCGCCGCCGACCTGATCTCCAACCTGGGCAGCCGCATCTCGGTGGTGGCCATCCCCTGGCTGGTGCTGGAGACCACCGGCAGCCCGGCGAAGATGGGCGCGGTGGTCGCCGCCGAGACGCTGCCCTACCTGCTCTCCAGCGCCCTGGGCACGCCCTGGGCGGACCGGATCGGGCTGCGCCGCAGCTCCATCCTGGCCGACGCCGGCAGCGCCGCGCTGATGGTGGCGGTGGCCCTCACCCCGTGGCTCGGGTTCGGCGCGCTGCTCGCCCTGGTCGCCCTGGTGGGCGCGCTGCGGGGCGTCGGCGACCGGGTCAAGCACGTGATGTTCCGCCCGGCCGCCGAGGCCGCCGGGGTCCGGCTGATCCGGCTGACCTCCGTCTACGACGGGTTGGGCCGGCTGGTCACCCTGCTCGGCGCGGGGCTGGGCGGGCTGCTCGTCTGGTGGTTCGGGGTGACGCAGGCGCTCCTCCTCGACGCCGCCAGTTTCGCCGCCTGCGCCCTGCTGGTCGGCCTGCTGGTCCGCCCGCCGGCCGAGGCGTCGGAACCGGCGGCGCCGGAGCGATACCTGCGCGCGCTCGCGGGCGGGTTCCGTCACCTGGGCCGCGACCGGATGCTGCTGACCATGCTGCTGGTGATCTCGGCGCTGAACATGGTGGTCAACGCGAGCGTCGCCGTCTACATCCCGCTCTGGGTGGCCGACGTGCTGCGCGGCCCCGCCGGGCTGGGCCTGGTGCTCGGGGCCTTCTCGGCCGGCGCGCTGCTGGGCAACCTGCTGTTCACGGCGTTCGGCCCCCGGCTGCCCCGGTACCTGACCTTCGTGGTCGGGGCGGCGGTCGGTGGCGCCCCACGGCTGCTGGTCCTGGCGCTGAGCGAGGAACTGGCGGTGGTGCTGACGGTGACGTTCGCCTCCGGCATCGGCATCGCGGCGGTCAACCCGCTGCTCGGGGTGGCGATCTACGAGCGGGTGCCGGCCGCCCTGCAGACCCGGGTGATCGGGCTGGCCGGGTCGCTGGCGTTCGCGGGCCTGCCGCTGGGCGCGCTGCTGGGCGGCTGGTCGGCCACCGCGCTCGGCCTCGTACCCGCCCTGCTGGTCATGGCGGCGTTCTGCCTCGTCGTCACCCTGCTGCCGCTCCTGCCCGGACTGCGTCCACGGCCCACCGCCGCGCCGGCCGGGCGGGCGCCGGGTGTCGTGGGTCGGGCGTAG
- a CDS encoding MmcQ/YjbR family DNA-binding protein, with amino-acid sequence MATWEDVRRIALGLPETGEHPSYQGAPAWKVRDKAFVWERPLRRADLDALGVAAPDGPVLGVRVPDLGAKEALLADDPAVYFTTPHFDGYPAVLVRLDRIDPDELAELIVEAWQDRAPKRLAAAYRAKRQA; translated from the coding sequence ATGGCCACGTGGGAGGACGTACGCCGGATCGCGCTGGGTCTGCCGGAGACGGGCGAGCACCCGTCCTACCAGGGGGCGCCGGCGTGGAAGGTCCGCGACAAGGCGTTCGTCTGGGAGCGACCGCTGCGCCGCGCCGACCTCGACGCCCTGGGGGTGGCGGCGCCCGACGGTCCGGTCCTCGGCGTACGGGTGCCGGACCTGGGGGCGAAGGAGGCGCTGCTCGCCGACGACCCGGCCGTCTACTTCACCACCCCGCACTTCGACGGCTACCCGGCGGTCCTCGTCCGGCTCGACCGGATCGACCCCGACGAGCTGGCCGAGCTGATCGTCGAGGCTTGGCAGGACCGGGCGCCGAAGCGGCTCGCGGCGGCCTACCGGGCCAAGCGGCAGGCGTAA
- a CDS encoding class I adenylate-forming enzyme family protein produces MTDRPERRAGYVHRALELFAGFGDREALVGNGHRLSYAEVAAQVRGLAATLLGHGVRPGQAVLLALGNPVEGPLAQLALHLLGCRTMWVAPVTSRREVDEFVRLARPDAFVYDARDPTGLGPELAAGLSGVPVLCLGPGGAGPDLLAAAARAGAVELPAEVPAPESFLQTSGTTGTPKLVHHRESFYAQILALAADFRAAGHPPLRHLSHSPMWLASGQITTLFNLFTGGVLFPRDGWDAARFIATVDRERINSTFVTPPMLYEVLDHPALEGADFSAMFMFNVGAGPAAPARLRQAIARFGPVLRIVYGLSEAVVVTALPGLTDDPAYPQRLRSCGRPYGDVRVEVRAEDGTVLPPGADGEVWVHTDLRFAGYHGQPELTAETLVDGWVRTRDVGHLDADGYLYLVDRLQDRILTRRRSWPIHCRPIEDVLAGHPQVRAAAVIGVPDEAAGELPYAYVVPAPDATVTAGELIDLVTAELSDTWAPGGVEFVDRLPLNRSAKVDKRALRARYAADHPSSVEHPEASIGSLA; encoded by the coding sequence ATGACCGACCGACCGGAGCGACGGGCCGGCTACGTGCACCGGGCGCTGGAGCTGTTCGCGGGCTTCGGCGACCGGGAGGCGCTGGTCGGAAACGGACACCGGCTCAGCTACGCCGAGGTCGCCGCGCAGGTGCGCGGGCTGGCCGCGACCCTGCTCGGGCACGGCGTACGGCCGGGGCAGGCGGTGCTGCTCGCGCTCGGCAACCCGGTGGAGGGGCCGCTGGCGCAGCTCGCCCTGCACCTGCTGGGCTGTCGGACGATGTGGGTCGCCCCGGTCACCTCCCGCCGGGAGGTCGACGAGTTCGTCCGGCTGGCCCGTCCCGACGCGTTCGTCTACGACGCCCGGGACCCGACCGGCCTCGGCCCGGAGCTGGCCGCCGGGCTGTCCGGCGTACCCGTGCTCTGCCTCGGCCCGGGTGGCGCGGGCCCGGACCTCCTCGCCGCGGCCGCGCGCGCCGGGGCGGTCGAGCTGCCGGCCGAGGTGCCGGCGCCGGAGTCCTTCCTGCAGACCAGCGGCACCACCGGCACCCCGAAGCTGGTGCACCACCGGGAGAGCTTCTACGCGCAGATCCTCGCCCTGGCCGCCGACTTCCGCGCCGCCGGCCATCCGCCGCTGCGACACCTGTCGCACTCGCCGATGTGGCTGGCCAGCGGCCAGATCACCACGCTGTTCAACCTCTTCACCGGCGGGGTGCTGTTCCCCCGCGACGGCTGGGATGCGGCGCGGTTCATCGCCACCGTCGACCGGGAGCGGATCAACTCGACCTTCGTCACGCCGCCGATGCTCTACGAGGTGCTCGACCATCCGGCGCTGGAGGGCGCGGACTTCTCCGCCATGTTCATGTTCAACGTGGGCGCCGGGCCCGCCGCGCCCGCCCGCCTGCGCCAGGCCATCGCCCGCTTCGGGCCGGTGCTGCGCATCGTGTACGGCCTCAGCGAGGCCGTCGTGGTCACCGCCCTGCCGGGGTTGACCGACGACCCGGCGTACCCGCAGCGGCTGCGCTCCTGCGGGCGACCCTACGGCGACGTACGCGTCGAGGTCCGCGCCGAGGACGGCACGGTGCTGCCGCCCGGCGCCGACGGCGAGGTGTGGGTGCACACCGACCTGCGCTTCGCCGGCTACCACGGCCAGCCCGAGCTGACCGCCGAGACGCTGGTCGACGGCTGGGTCCGCACCCGCGACGTCGGGCACCTCGACGCCGACGGCTACCTCTACCTCGTCGACCGGTTGCAGGACCGGATCCTCACCCGGCGGCGCAGCTGGCCGATCCACTGCCGCCCGATCGAGGACGTCCTGGCGGGGCACCCGCAGGTACGGGCGGCGGCGGTGATCGGCGTGCCGGACGAGGCGGCGGGCGAGCTGCCGTACGCCTACGTGGTGCCGGCGCCCGACGCGACGGTGACCGCCGGGGAGCTGATCGACCTGGTGACCGCCGAGCTCAGCGACACCTGGGCGCCGGGCGGGGTGGAGTTCGTCGACCGGCTGCCGCTCAACCGCTCGGCCAAGGTGGACAAGCGCGCGCTGCGGGCCCGGTACGCGGCGGACCACCCGTCGTCGGTCGAGCACCCGGAGGCGTCGATCGGCAGCCTGGCGTGA
- a CDS encoding sensor histidine kinase, which yields MTRFALAVPRCVALVVLGVAGFAYGHLLVVGATLVVIYPLAVSGQFRLTALARRLARAWAGADLPDPVRSPPRAPHRREDGWYAHEGTLFRSPRLPAFLLKLDQHAKDPTLSREWLWLILTPVTGGLPLLVPPALIAAGVYVLASPPWDPAWSVPVAVGAVVAAFLLAPGALRAYGLWAGVLLGPGKPPQTAVGRWVTRTSAATWRGAGLAGLSLAAFGGLLLNLLAAAVSWGGLLPYTLPVTRSLVQLYRRHVGRWTGTDLPAPYRPYPPSPSPAEDGNYRVGRVLYTDLPAAVQGQRPGWLFGDPATWRDQLWSLGSVVLAPLSFVPAVLVAFGFYGLFCQPLTWVGWAVPIGLLTGYWATPFYLWFGIEHVGLVAPWFPDWASMPGGLVMTLLGLGLASPLMRLRLSWDRLLLTPTAATVLASRVAHLATTRADAVDVQAAELRRIERDLHDGAQARLIAVGLGLAAVARLMETDQVRARRQLEQAQETSAAALAELRDLVRGIHPPVLAERGLGDAIRALALDTPLPVDVDVDLPGRFDAPVESAAYFVTCEALTNAARCAPRISVSLSHRDGTLRMVVTDDGPGGADPARGTGLRGIQRRLATFDGTLTLHSPPGGPTVVTMEIPCASSSPRTSTS from the coding sequence ATGACCCGCTTCGCGCTCGCCGTGCCACGCTGCGTCGCCCTGGTCGTGCTGGGCGTGGCCGGGTTCGCCTACGGACACCTCCTCGTGGTCGGCGCCACCCTGGTGGTCATCTACCCGCTCGCCGTCTCCGGCCAGTTCCGGCTGACCGCGCTGGCGCGCCGGCTCGCCCGCGCCTGGGCCGGGGCCGACCTCCCCGACCCCGTCCGGTCGCCGCCACGCGCACCGCACCGGCGCGAGGACGGCTGGTACGCCCACGAGGGCACGTTGTTCAGATCGCCACGGCTGCCGGCGTTCCTGCTCAAGCTGGACCAGCACGCGAAGGACCCGACGCTCAGCCGGGAATGGCTGTGGCTGATCCTCACCCCGGTCACCGGCGGGCTCCCGCTCCTGGTGCCGCCCGCGCTGATCGCGGCCGGCGTGTACGTGCTCGCCTCTCCTCCCTGGGATCCCGCGTGGTCGGTGCCGGTGGCTGTCGGGGCCGTCGTGGCCGCGTTCCTGCTCGCGCCGGGTGCGCTGCGGGCGTACGGGCTGTGGGCCGGCGTGCTGCTGGGGCCTGGGAAGCCGCCGCAGACGGCGGTCGGCCGGTGGGTCACCCGGACGTCGGCCGCGACCTGGCGGGGGGCCGGCCTGGCCGGGCTCTCCCTCGCCGCGTTCGGCGGCCTGCTGCTCAACCTGCTCGCCGCAGCCGTCTCGTGGGGCGGGCTGCTGCCCTACACCCTGCCGGTCACGCGGTCACTTGTGCAGCTCTACCGGCGCCACGTCGGCCGGTGGACGGGCACCGACCTGCCCGCACCGTACCGGCCGTACCCGCCGTCGCCCAGCCCCGCCGAGGACGGCAACTACCGGGTCGGGCGGGTCCTGTACACCGACCTCCCGGCGGCCGTCCAGGGTCAGCGGCCGGGGTGGTTGTTCGGCGACCCGGCCACCTGGCGGGACCAGCTGTGGTCACTGGGCTCGGTCGTCCTGGCCCCGCTCTCGTTCGTCCCGGCGGTCCTGGTCGCCTTCGGGTTCTACGGCCTGTTCTGTCAGCCTTTGACATGGGTGGGCTGGGCGGTGCCGATCGGCCTGCTCACCGGCTACTGGGCCACCCCGTTCTACCTGTGGTTCGGCATCGAGCACGTCGGCCTCGTCGCGCCGTGGTTTCCGGACTGGGCGAGCATGCCCGGCGGGCTGGTCATGACGCTGCTCGGGCTCGGCCTGGCCAGCCCACTGATGAGGCTGCGGCTGTCGTGGGACCGGCTCCTGCTCACCCCCACGGCGGCCACCGTGCTCGCCTCGCGGGTCGCGCACCTCGCCACCACCCGGGCCGACGCCGTCGACGTGCAGGCGGCCGAACTGCGCCGCATCGAACGCGACCTGCACGACGGCGCCCAGGCCCGGCTCATCGCCGTCGGGCTCGGCCTGGCCGCCGTCGCACGGCTCATGGAGACCGACCAGGTGCGCGCGCGGCGGCAGCTGGAACAGGCGCAGGAGACGTCCGCCGCCGCGCTGGCCGAGCTGCGCGACCTGGTACGCGGCATCCACCCGCCGGTGCTCGCCGAACGCGGACTCGGCGACGCGATCCGGGCGCTCGCGCTCGACACCCCGCTGCCGGTGGACGTGGACGTCGACCTGCCCGGCCGGTTCGACGCACCGGTCGAGTCCGCCGCCTACTTCGTCACCTGCGAGGCCCTCACCAACGCGGCCCGCTGCGCGCCCCGCATCTCGGTCTCGCTGTCCCACCGCGACGGGACGCTCCGGATGGTGGTGACCGACGACGGCCCCGGCGGGGCCGACCCGGCCAGGGGAACCGGGCTGCGCGGCATCCAACGGCGGCTCGCTACATTCGACGGGACCCTGACCCTGCACAGTCCGCCCGGCGGACCCACCGTCGTCACCATGGAGATCCCGTGCGCGTCGTCCTCGCCGAGGACCTCCACATCCTGA
- a CDS encoding ABC transporter permease: MSALAKIVRVEAKLFLRDPVGTFFAIAFPALLILVLGLAMPGIREPADELDGRLPLEVYLPITMTLAIATVTMVTLVAVVASYRERGVLRRLATTPVSPTALLVAQVAVNVGALLLACGLAWLVAATVFDVPPPGNAVGLVLAFTLGASAMCAVALLVAAVTPSARASSGVGQLIYFPMMFFAGVWTPGPQMPDLVRKIADFTPLGAASLAVQDAWAGSWPTLLHLAVMVAFTAVLGGFAARYFRWE, from the coding sequence ATGAGCGCCCTTGCCAAGATCGTCCGCGTCGAGGCGAAGCTGTTTCTCCGGGATCCGGTCGGTACGTTCTTCGCCATCGCGTTCCCGGCCCTGCTGATCCTGGTGCTCGGCCTGGCCATGCCGGGGATCCGGGAGCCGGCGGACGAGCTGGACGGCCGCCTTCCCCTGGAGGTCTACCTGCCCATCACCATGACGCTGGCCATCGCGACGGTGACGATGGTGACGCTGGTGGCCGTGGTGGCCAGCTACCGCGAGCGGGGCGTCCTGCGCCGGCTGGCGACCACCCCGGTCTCGCCAACGGCGTTGCTCGTCGCGCAGGTGGCCGTGAACGTCGGCGCACTGCTGCTCGCCTGCGGCCTGGCCTGGCTGGTGGCGGCGACCGTCTTCGACGTCCCGCCGCCCGGCAACGCGGTCGGCCTCGTGCTGGCGTTCACGCTCGGGGCGAGCGCGATGTGCGCCGTCGCGCTGCTCGTGGCGGCGGTCACGCCGAGCGCCCGGGCCTCGTCGGGGGTGGGCCAGCTGATCTACTTCCCGATGATGTTCTTCGCCGGGGTGTGGACGCCGGGGCCGCAGATGCCGGACCTGGTGCGGAAGATCGCCGACTTCACCCCGCTGGGGGCCGCGTCCCTGGCCGTGCAGGACGCCTGGGCGGGCTCGTGGCCCACGCTGCTGCACCTGGCCGTGATGGTGGCCTTCACCGCCGTGCTGGGCGGGTTCGCGGCCCGCTACTTCCGCTGGGAGTGA
- a CDS encoding SGNH/GDSL hydrolase family protein: protein MSTPKRWHVVASAAALLVAGTPAMVASAGPSDTEASHQRTVWAGSWAAAVTRGNATGLTNNGLNDQSVRMVVHTTVGGERFRVRLSNSYGEQAVRVGRATVAKPNTATPDDLSDIDTSTLRTLTFGGATSATMNRGAELVSDPVALPVGDQQDLVLTVHFPTPTGPVTFHGQSRQTNFIGATDLTSAAGGAGFTIRPNCCWFFLSGIDVQRRHSPGSVVVFGDSIADGNGSTVNANRRWPDLLADRLIDARPDVRTPGVLNLSLAGNRLNHEGPEPGAGGFPGYHELGPNALARLDEDVFAQTDARTVITHLGINDVWMSGDSAEQIIASLRQINQQVKARGLRSLVSTLTPYEGHGNPGVWTPEKEATRQAVNTWLRGSDEFDGLLDFDRVLRDPAQPSRLLPAYDSGDHIHPNDAGNQALANAVPLRLLGL from the coding sequence ATGTCGACTCCGAAGAGATGGCATGTCGTCGCGTCCGCCGCCGCCCTGCTCGTCGCCGGCACCCCGGCGATGGTGGCCAGCGCCGGCCCGTCGGACACCGAGGCGTCCCACCAACGCACGGTCTGGGCGGGCAGCTGGGCCGCCGCGGTCACCAGGGGAAACGCGACCGGCCTGACCAACAACGGCCTCAACGACCAGAGCGTACGGATGGTCGTGCACACCACCGTCGGCGGAGAGCGGTTCCGGGTCCGGCTGAGCAACTCGTACGGCGAGCAGGCCGTGCGGGTCGGCCGCGCCACCGTCGCGAAGCCGAACACCGCGACCCCCGACGACCTGTCCGACATCGACACCTCGACCCTGCGGACGCTGACCTTCGGCGGCGCGACCTCGGCCACCATGAACCGCGGCGCCGAGCTGGTCAGCGATCCCGTCGCGCTGCCCGTCGGCGACCAGCAGGACCTGGTGCTGACGGTGCACTTCCCGACCCCGACCGGGCCGGTGACCTTCCACGGCCAGTCCCGGCAGACCAACTTCATCGGCGCCACCGACCTGACCTCCGCCGCCGGCGGGGCCGGGTTCACGATCCGGCCGAACTGCTGCTGGTTCTTCCTGTCGGGCATCGACGTGCAGCGCCGGCACAGCCCCGGCTCGGTGGTGGTCTTCGGCGACTCCATCGCCGACGGCAACGGCAGCACCGTCAACGCCAACAGGCGCTGGCCCGATCTGCTCGCCGACCGGCTCATCGACGCCCGCCCGGACGTACGCACCCCGGGCGTGCTCAACCTCAGCCTCGCCGGCAACCGGCTCAACCACGAGGGCCCGGAGCCCGGGGCGGGCGGCTTCCCCGGCTACCACGAGCTCGGCCCCAACGCCCTGGCCCGGCTCGACGAGGACGTCTTCGCGCAGACCGACGCCCGGACCGTGATCACCCACCTCGGCATCAACGACGTCTGGATGTCGGGCGACTCCGCCGAGCAGATCATCGCCTCACTGCGGCAGATCAACCAGCAGGTGAAGGCGCGCGGCCTGCGCAGCCTCGTATCGACGCTCACCCCGTACGAGGGGCACGGCAACCCGGGGGTGTGGACGCCCGAGAAGGAGGCCACCCGGCAGGCGGTGAACACGTGGCTGCGCGGCAGCGACGAGTTCGACGGGCTGCTCGACTTCGACCGGGTGCTGCGCGATCCGGCGCAGCCGAGCCGGCTGCTGCCCGCATACGACTCGGGCGACCACATCCACCCGAACGACGCCGGCAACCAGGCGCTGGCGAACGCCGTACCGCTGCGACTGCTCGGCCTGTGA
- a CDS encoding phosphotransferase family protein → MGGARVGSARVAPERDDPFGHATGAGLFAAAHREFTAAGVRVPRLLLAPTAGLLPGEVAVVQDVRGGTLQDLRRRDPRRAGVVLARLGDAVRSMHARRRDRYGRPGLDGPTPGRPVERIVLDRALRDLTEAAARVERIAAVRDRLADALAERCAAVTPRSRYGLIHGELGPDHVLVDERDRPVLVDIEGAVFLDVEWEHAFLELRFGDAYAALAVDGLDGNRMRLCRLATHLSLVAGPLRLLDGDFPDRAGMLAIVEHNITRTLEQLA, encoded by the coding sequence GTGGGTGGGGCGCGGGTGGGGTCGGCGCGGGTGGCACCGGAACGCGACGACCCGTTCGGGCACGCCACCGGGGCGGGGCTGTTCGCCGCGGCGCACCGGGAGTTCACCGCCGCCGGGGTACGGGTGCCCCGGCTGCTGCTCGCCCCCACCGCGGGCCTGCTGCCCGGCGAGGTGGCGGTGGTGCAGGACGTCCGGGGCGGCACGCTGCAGGACCTGCGCCGGCGCGACCCGCGACGCGCCGGGGTGGTGCTGGCCCGGCTCGGCGACGCCGTCCGGAGCATGCACGCCCGCCGCCGCGACCGGTACGGCCGCCCGGGCCTCGACGGGCCGACGCCCGGGCGGCCGGTGGAGCGGATCGTGCTCGACCGGGCGCTGCGGGACCTGACCGAGGCCGCCGCCCGGGTCGAGCGGATCGCCGCCGTGCGGGACCGTCTCGCCGACGCCCTGGCCGAGCGGTGCGCCGCCGTGACACCCCGCTCCCGGTACGGCCTGATCCACGGCGAACTCGGCCCGGACCACGTGCTGGTCGACGAGCGGGACCGTCCGGTGCTCGTCGACATCGAGGGCGCGGTGTTCCTCGACGTGGAGTGGGAGCACGCCTTCCTCGAACTGCGCTTCGGCGACGCCTATGCGGCGCTGGCCGTCGACGGCCTCGACGGCAACCGGATGCGCCTCTGCCGGCTCGCGACGCACCTGTCCCTGGTGGCGGGCCCGCTGCGGCTGCTCGACGGCGACTTCCCGGACCGGGCCGGCATGCTCGCCATCGTCGAGCACAACATCACTCGGACGCTGGAGCAGCTCGCCTGA
- a CDS encoding response regulator transcription factor yields the protein MRVVLAEDLHILRDGLVLLLESHGFTLAAAVGDGPALRAALARHRPDVAIVDVRLPPTFTDEGLQAALAARRDIPGLPVLVLSQHVEQLYARELLADGAGAVGYLLKDRVLNADQFIDAVRRVASGGTAMDPEVIAKLLTAGGTASPLARLTPREREVLELMAQGRSNAAISQRLFLSESAVGKHTASIFDKLRLPPSSDDNRRVLAVLAYLNNA from the coding sequence GTGCGCGTCGTCCTCGCCGAGGACCTCCACATCCTGAGGGATGGGCTGGTCCTGCTCCTCGAAAGCCACGGCTTCACCCTCGCCGCGGCCGTCGGCGACGGGCCGGCACTGCGCGCCGCCCTGGCCCGGCACCGACCCGACGTCGCCATCGTCGACGTACGGCTGCCGCCGACCTTCACCGACGAGGGCCTCCAGGCGGCACTGGCCGCCCGGCGTGACATCCCCGGCCTGCCGGTGCTGGTGCTGTCCCAGCACGTCGAGCAGCTCTACGCCCGGGAACTACTGGCCGACGGGGCCGGTGCCGTCGGCTATCTGCTCAAGGACCGGGTCCTGAACGCGGACCAGTTCATCGACGCCGTACGCCGGGTCGCGTCGGGCGGCACCGCGATGGATCCCGAGGTGATCGCCAAGCTGCTGACGGCCGGCGGCACCGCCTCGCCCCTGGCGCGCCTCACGCCGCGCGAGCGGGAGGTCCTCGAACTCATGGCCCAGGGGCGTTCCAACGCCGCCATCTCGCAGCGGCTGTTCCTCAGCGAGAGTGCCGTGGGCAAACACACCGCGAGCATCTTCGACAAGCTGCGTCTCCCTCCGTCATCCGACGACAACCGCCGCGTCCTCGCCGTCCTCGCGTATCTCAACAACGCCTGA
- a CDS encoding SGNH/GDSL hydrolase family protein, translating into MPSKLTESTDPWCLRGGESAALLRDHPWRRFAVLGDSVAEGLCEATDGYPDVQWADRIAAELRAVRPELAYLNLGLRGLRAHEVRAAQLAPALAFRPDLALVVCGGNDAFGRGYDADAVDAELTAIIEALQAAGADVITVGMFDVSLSPAVPERHRAGLGERMRRLSAHTGALAERLGTLHVRLTDHPLTADASMYSSDGRHGSARSDAIAAAETVRRLGAHLSSTRLG; encoded by the coding sequence ATGCCATCGAAGTTGACCGAATCGACGGATCCGTGGTGCCTGCGCGGCGGGGAGAGCGCGGCGCTGCTGCGCGACCACCCGTGGCGGCGCTTCGCGGTGCTGGGCGACAGCGTGGCCGAAGGGCTCTGCGAGGCCACCGACGGCTATCCCGACGTGCAGTGGGCCGACCGGATCGCCGCCGAGCTGCGGGCCGTCCGGCCCGAGCTGGCGTACCTCAATCTGGGCCTGCGAGGGTTGCGGGCGCACGAGGTGCGCGCCGCCCAGCTCGCCCCGGCGCTGGCGTTCCGCCCCGACCTGGCGCTGGTGGTCTGCGGCGGCAACGACGCCTTCGGGCGGGGGTACGACGCGGACGCGGTCGACGCGGAGCTGACCGCGATCATCGAGGCGCTACAGGCCGCCGGCGCGGACGTGATCACCGTCGGCATGTTCGACGTGTCGCTCAGCCCGGCCGTGCCCGAGCGGCACCGGGCCGGCCTCGGCGAGCGGATGCGGCGGCTCTCGGCGCACACCGGGGCCCTCGCGGAACGGCTCGGCACCCTGCACGTGCGCCTCACCGACCATCCGCTCACCGCCGACGCGTCGATGTACAGCAGCGACGGCCGGCACGGCAGCGCCCGCAGCGACGCCATCGCCGCCGCCGAGACCGTCCGCCGCCTCGGCGCCCACCTTTCGAGCACCCGACTGGGGTAA
- a CDS encoding cytochrome P450, giving the protein MGDRRTVDVTQLLTRLYSDEGRQDPYPCYAALHRLGPVSPVPARAEHRSVAAVAVGYDLVSQVLRDPRWYKQAPPGWREHEVLRTLQTSMMFVNPPEHTRMRAVFARTFTPRRLGALEPAVHRVVDGLLDRMADAGDAGLDFVAEFAYPLPALVMAEFIGIPAGELDFYRQRVERIDEFLDVAGTTPQRLAAANTAAAELRDFYAELIAHRHRRPGADLVSALVEAVDSGDVELTADELVSNLIVLFNAAFVTTVYMFSNGLPLLLAHPEVAAALPGDDALTRGAVEEILRLEAPVHFLARAAPHDTEVGGVPVGQDRNVLLILAAANRDPARFPDPDRFDPRRSGPPSLAFGAGPHFCLGAAVSRLEGRLALPRLLARFPGLAVAEAPTYSGSLFLRGVDKLTVHPRGGPA; this is encoded by the coding sequence ATGGGGGACCGGAGGACCGTGGACGTCACCCAGCTGCTGACCCGTCTCTACAGTGACGAGGGCCGGCAGGACCCGTACCCCTGCTACGCCGCCCTGCACCGCCTGGGGCCCGTCAGCCCGGTGCCGGCGCGCGCCGAGCACCGCTCGGTCGCCGCCGTCGCCGTCGGCTACGACCTGGTCAGTCAGGTCCTGCGCGACCCGCGGTGGTACAAGCAGGCCCCGCCGGGCTGGCGAGAGCACGAGGTGCTGCGCACCCTCCAGACCTCGATGATGTTCGTCAACCCGCCGGAGCACACCCGGATGCGGGCGGTGTTCGCGAGGACCTTCACGCCGCGCCGGCTGGGCGCGCTGGAGCCGGCCGTGCACCGGGTCGTCGACGGGCTGCTGGACCGGATGGCCGACGCCGGGGACGCCGGCCTCGACTTCGTCGCGGAGTTCGCGTACCCGCTGCCGGCCCTGGTGATGGCGGAGTTCATCGGCATCCCCGCCGGGGAGCTGGACTTCTACCGGCAGCGGGTGGAGCGCATCGACGAGTTCCTGGACGTGGCGGGCACGACCCCGCAGCGCCTCGCCGCCGCCAACACCGCCGCCGCCGAGCTGCGGGACTTCTACGCGGAACTGATCGCCCACCGGCATCGCCGGCCCGGCGCCGACCTGGTCAGCGCGCTGGTGGAGGCGGTCGACTCCGGCGACGTGGAGCTGACCGCCGACGAGCTGGTCAGCAACCTGATCGTGCTGTTCAACGCGGCCTTCGTCACCACCGTCTACATGTTCTCCAACGGGCTGCCGCTGCTGCTGGCCCACCCCGAGGTGGCCGCCGCGTTGCCCGGCGACGACGCGCTGACCCGGGGCGCCGTCGAGGAGATCCTGCGGCTGGAGGCACCCGTGCACTTCCTGGCCCGGGCCGCGCCCCACGACACCGAGGTCGGCGGGGTGCCGGTCGGGCAGGACCGCAACGTGCTGCTGATCCTCGCCGCCGCCAACCGCGACCCGGCCCGCTTTCCCGACCCGGACCGTTTCGACCCGCGCCGGAGCGGCCCGCCGTCGCTGGCGTTCGGTGCCGGCCCGCACTTCTGCCTCGGCGCCGCGGTGTCCCGGCTGGAGGGTCGGCTCGCGCTGCCCCGGCTGCTGGCCCGCTTCCCCGGGCTCGCCGTCGCCGAGGCGCCGACGTACAGCGGCAGCCTCTTCCTGCGCGGCGTCGACAAGCTGACGGTGCATCCCCGAGGAGGTCCCGCGTGA